One segment of Panicum virgatum strain AP13 chromosome 1K, P.virgatum_v5, whole genome shotgun sequence DNA contains the following:
- the LOC120706456 gene encoding prohibitin-3, mitochondrial-like: MAGGGQAAVSFLTRIAKVAAGIGVAASAASTSLYTVDGGERAVIFDRLRGVLPGTESEGTHFLVPFLQKPFIFDIRTRPHSFSSTSGTKDLQMVSLTLRVLSRPDVDHLPEIFTSLGLEYDEKVLPSIGNEVLKAVVAQFNADQLLTERPHVSALVRESLTQRAREFNIVLDDVAITHLAYGPEFAQAVEKKQVAQQEAERSRFLVARAEQERRAAIVRAEGESEAARLISEATTTAGNGLIELRRIEAAKEIAGVLARSPNVSYIPAGDNGQMLLGLNAAR, encoded by the coding sequence atggccggcggcgggcaggcgGCGGTGTCGTTCCTGACGCGGATTGCGAAGGTGGCGGCGGGGATTGGCGTGGCGGCGTCCGCGGCCTCCACGTCCCTCTACACGGTGGACGGCGGGGAGCGCGCCGTCATCTTCGACCGGCTGCGCGGCGTGCTCCCGGGGACGGAGTCGGAGGGCACCCACTTCCTCGTCCCCTTCCTCCAGAAGCCCTTCATCTTCGACATCCGCACCCGCCCCCACAGCttctcctccacctccggcaCCAAGGACCTCCAGATGGTCAGCCTCACGCTCCGCGTCCTCTCGCGCCCCGACGTCGACCACCTCCCGGAGATCTTCACCTCCCTCGGCCTCGAGTACGACGAGAAGGTCCTCCCCTCCATCGGCAACGAGGTGCTCAAGGCCGTCGTCGCGCAGTTCAACGCCGACCAGCTCCTCACCGAGCGGCCCCACGTGTCGGCGCTCGTCCGCGAGTCCCTCACCCAGCGCGCCCGCGAGTTCAACATCGTCCTCGACGACGTCGCCATCACCCACCTCGCCTACGGGCCGGAGTTCGCGCAGGCCGTCGAGAAGAAGCAGGTCGCGCAGCAGGAGGCCGAGCGCTCCAGGTTCCTCGTCGCGCGCGCCGAGCAGGAGAGGCGCGCCGCCATCGTCCGCGCCGAGGGGGAGAGCGAGGCCGCGCGCCTCATCTCCGAGGCCACGACAACCGCGGGTAACGGCCTCATCGAGCTCAGGAGGATCGAGGCGGCCAAGGAGATCGCCGGCGTGCTGGCGCGCTCGCCCAACGTCTCCTACATCCCCGCCGGGGACAACGGCCAGATGCTGCTCGGGCTCAACGCCGCCCGGTGA